In Candidatus Binatus sp., the DNA window TGCTCATTGACCCCAAGGCCGTCGTAGCCCATCTGGTCCGCATACTCGAGCTGATCCAGGTAGTCGTTGTAGTGGCGATGTCCGACTTTTGGATCGTACAGGTCGCGCGGGATATCGACCCACACGCTGTGATATTTTTCCTTGAAGTCGTCGGGCAGAAACCGGTAGGGCATCAGATGGAACCACGTGAATTTCATAACCTTTCTCCTTTGCGGTCGTGGCACTCCCGTCGTTCTTACGCCGGGGTGGGGACGCTGACCTCCTGCGAATCCTGGATTTTGCTATTCCTTGCGCGGGAAGTGCGAACCGCGCTCGCTGCCTTTTTTCTGATTGGCGCGCGGGCGTGGGAATTGCCATTGCGGCGCGCGCCGAGTTGCGATGCCGCCAGGTGAAGTTCGAGCGCCTCATCGAGAAAGTGCTCGGGATTCAGCCCGGTGACATCGCGGAAAAAGTTGTCGTCACCCATCAGCATGAATGCGCCGTTCATGCTCGCCCAGATGACCGCGGCGGTTTTCTTGGGACCCATCGAGTTCGCGATCACTCCGCTTTCAAATGCGCGCCGAACCGTGCTCTCCCATAGTCCGAAAACTTCGTGGCCCAGATCCATCACGCGCTCGAAATTGCGCAACTCGGCGGCGCGCTTCAGGCGCTTCTGAAGCTGCGTGTACACCACCGAATGCTGCGAAATGAACAGTTCGCGCGATTCGCGCTGGTAGTCGAGATACGCCGAGGCGGTGGTCTTGAGCTCGTCGAGCGGGTCGAGCCCGCGCGCGAAGATCTCGACGTAGCTGGCGCGCAGCCGATCCATCCGCTCCGCGATCAGGCTCAGGTACAAGTCATCGCGCGAAGCGAAGTACAGATAGATCGTGCCGACGGCCACTTCGGCTTCCCGCGCGACCATCTCGATCGTCGCGCCTTCGAGGCCGTGGCGCGCGAACACCAACGCCGCGGCGTCGAGGATCGCCTGCCCACGTGCATGACGCTCGCGGCGATGCCGTTCCTGAACGCTC includes these proteins:
- a CDS encoding TetR/AcrR family transcriptional regulator, with the protein product MSVQERHRRERHARGQAILDAAALVFARHGLEGATIEMVAREAEVAVGTIYLYFASRDDLYLSLIAERMDRLRASYVEIFARGLDPLDELKTTASAYLDYQRESRELFISQHSVVYTQLQKRLKRAAELRNFERVMDLGHEVFGLWESTVRRAFESGVIANSMGPKKTAAVIWASMNGAFMLMGDDNFFRDVTGLNPEHFLDEALELHLAASQLGARRNGNSHARAPIRKKAASAVRTSRARNSKIQDSQEVSVPTPA